The proteins below come from a single Caulobacter segnis ATCC 21756 genomic window:
- a CDS encoding ABC transporter ATP-binding protein gives MSAVWTLDAVTARHGRKTVLEAASLAIAPGEVVGIVGPNGAGKTSLLRAGLGLLPLAAGEALLSSRPVSALKPDERARLVGYLPQERRAAWNLPARMIAALGASDLSEPEADRLARACLARVGAGELVDRGVLDMSGGERARVLLARLLATRAPLLVADEPVAGLDPDAQLLTLDLLRAEAAGGAAVVVTLHDLGLAGRACDRVVVVSQGRIVAEGAPREALSPEVLAGVFGLNGELVETPAGLVLAARRA, from the coding sequence ATGAGCGCGGTCTGGACGCTGGACGCCGTGACCGCCCGTCACGGGCGCAAGACGGTGCTGGAGGCCGCGAGCCTGGCCATTGCTCCGGGCGAGGTCGTCGGGATCGTCGGTCCGAACGGCGCCGGCAAGACCAGCCTGCTGCGCGCGGGCCTGGGCCTTCTGCCGCTGGCGGCGGGCGAGGCGCTGTTGTCCAGTCGACCCGTGTCCGCGCTGAAGCCCGATGAGCGCGCGCGCCTGGTCGGCTACCTGCCGCAGGAGCGGCGCGCGGCTTGGAACCTGCCGGCGCGCATGATCGCGGCCTTGGGCGCGAGCGATCTTTCGGAACCCGAGGCCGACAGGCTGGCGCGGGCTTGCCTGGCGCGTGTGGGCGCCGGCGAGTTGGTCGATCGCGGCGTCCTCGACATGTCGGGCGGCGAGCGGGCGAGGGTGCTGCTGGCGCGTCTGCTGGCGACCCGCGCGCCGCTGCTGGTCGCCGATGAGCCGGTGGCCGGTCTGGATCCCGACGCCCAGTTGCTGACCCTGGACCTGCTGCGCGCCGAAGCCGCGGGCGGGGCGGCGGTGGTCGTCACGTTGCACGACCTGGGTCTGGCGGGGCGGGCCTGCGATCGGGTAGTCGTCGTCTCGCAGGGCCGCATCGTCGCCGAAGGCGCGCCGCGCGAAGCTCTTTCGCCCGAGGTTCTGGCGGGGGTGTTCGGCCTCAACGGCGAACTGGTGGAGACGCCGGCAGGTCTGGTTCTGGCTGCGCGACGAGCCTAG
- a CDS encoding FecCD family ABC transporter permease has protein sequence MPGLVRRRRRADAGGSVAMSVLRLCLLMLFVLALATVLAVALGETPMTWSQYVQALIQPGSPPGEVLWTIRAPRAAVAALVGAALGLAGATMQGLLRNPLADPGVLGVSAVSGLGAAIAISAGLAVIPGAIELSALLGALVAGVLVVALAARFREPEALILFGVALSAFGGALTALVFNLSPSPVAMAEILAWLMGSVQNRDAMDALRALVPMAIGAALCLRAGNGLRMLTLGEEAARMSALPMARLRVYAVAGAALLTGAAVAAAGVIGFVGLAAPHLVRALVRDDPKRILWPSALAGALLLVVADLAARLIPTEQELKLGVVTALFGAPAFGLLAWRAARSWRS, from the coding sequence TTGCCCGGGCTGGTTCGCCGCCGACGGCGCGCGGATGCTGGCGGAAGCGTCGCGATGAGCGTTCTTCGACTATGTCTCCTGATGTTGTTCGTCCTGGCGCTGGCGACGGTCTTGGCCGTGGCTTTGGGCGAGACGCCGATGACCTGGAGCCAGTACGTCCAGGCTCTGATCCAGCCGGGATCGCCGCCCGGCGAGGTGTTGTGGACGATCCGCGCGCCGCGGGCCGCGGTCGCGGCCCTGGTCGGCGCGGCCCTGGGCCTGGCCGGCGCGACCATGCAGGGCCTGCTGCGCAACCCGCTGGCTGATCCGGGCGTGCTGGGGGTCTCGGCGGTCTCCGGCCTGGGGGCGGCGATCGCCATCTCGGCCGGCCTCGCCGTCATTCCCGGCGCGATCGAACTTTCGGCGCTGCTGGGCGCCCTGGTCGCCGGCGTCCTGGTCGTGGCCCTGGCGGCGCGGTTCCGTGAGCCCGAGGCGCTGATCCTGTTCGGCGTGGCGCTATCGGCCTTCGGCGGCGCACTTACGGCGCTGGTCTTCAACCTGTCGCCCTCGCCGGTGGCGATGGCCGAGATCCTGGCCTGGCTGATGGGCTCGGTGCAGAACCGTGACGCGATGGACGCCCTGCGGGCTTTGGTCCCGATGGCGATCGGCGCGGCGCTCTGCCTGCGCGCTGGAAACGGCCTGCGGATGCTGACCCTGGGCGAGGAGGCCGCGCGGATGTCGGCTCTGCCGATGGCGCGACTGCGGGTCTATGCGGTCGCTGGCGCGGCGCTGCTGACCGGCGCGGCCGTCGCGGCGGCGGGCGTGATCGGCTTTGTCGGCCTGGCCGCGCCGCACCTGGTGCGGGCGCTGGTGCGCGACGACCCCAAACGGATCCTGTGGCCCTCGGCCCTGGCCGGAGCGCTGCTGTTGGTCGTCGCTGACCTCGCCGCGCGCCTGATCCCGACCGAACAGGAGCTGAAGCTGGGCGTCGTCACCGCCCTGTTCGGCGCGCCCGCCTTCGGCCTCCTGGCCTGGCGCGCCGCACGGAGCTGGCGGTCATGA
- a CDS encoding ABC transporter substrate-binding protein: MRAAKALCALVAALALAPGAALAAPRVMSLDSCADQYVLALAPRDSIVGLSYRAVSRDSYMRNAAVGLPLRRATFESLVAARPQVVVRLWGGDARLVQALERKGVTTVVLDDAADFDGVRANVRKVATALDRRAQGEAIVARMDAQLAGAAGAGRGRSALYLTPGGFTAGSGTLIDALLKAAGYANATSTPYFAPVSLEGLVMRPPAAVVLGLFDMARAGADRWGPGRHAALQRAVATRTAASLPASVVGCPGWFAADGARMLAEASR; this comes from the coding sequence ATGCGCGCCGCCAAGGCCTTGTGCGCCCTTGTGGCGGCGCTGGCGCTCGCCCCCGGCGCCGCGCTGGCGGCTCCGCGTGTCATGTCCCTGGATTCCTGCGCCGACCAGTATGTGCTGGCCCTGGCCCCGCGCGACAGCATCGTCGGCCTGTCCTACCGCGCCGTCTCCCGCGACAGCTACATGCGAAACGCGGCCGTCGGTCTGCCTTTGCGGCGCGCCACGTTCGAGAGTCTGGTCGCGGCGCGGCCTCAGGTCGTGGTGCGGCTATGGGGCGGTGACGCCCGGCTTGTTCAGGCGCTCGAGCGCAAGGGCGTGACCACCGTCGTCCTGGACGACGCGGCCGACTTCGACGGCGTCCGCGCCAATGTGCGCAAGGTCGCGACCGCGCTGGATCGCCGCGCGCAGGGCGAGGCGATCGTCGCGCGCATGGACGCCCAGTTGGCCGGCGCGGCGGGGGCGGGGAGGGGCCGGTCGGCGCTCTATCTGACGCCAGGCGGCTTCACGGCGGGCTCGGGGACCCTGATCGACGCCCTGCTCAAAGCGGCCGGATACGCCAACGCGACCTCGACGCCTTACTTCGCGCCGGTGTCGCTGGAGGGATTGGTGATGCGACCGCCGGCGGCGGTGGTGCTGGGACTCTTCGACATGGCCCGAGCCGGGGCCGATCGTTGGGGCCCCGGTCGCCACGCCGCGCTCCAGCGCGCGGTCGCGACCCGCACCGCCGCTTCGCTGCCGGCCTCGGTGGTCGGTTGCCCGGGCTGGTTCGCCGCCGACGGCGCGCGGATGCTGGCGGAAGCGTCGCGATGA
- a CDS encoding glycosyltransferase, producing the protein MAREEGRLDPALAPAGGPAPGFQAFSAEAALGQAYVAAEPLAAPDRDGAHHSLSRRQAAAICIVGLVVAIGMALAPASGLVGVHHLFFAVFLLGGMTRLAAACTPLATRPPPPLADADLPAYTIIAPLYREAEVVGELLENLAAIDYPRDRLQALIVLEADDTQTLAAVRALDLPAFAQVLVVPPGTPKTKPRACNHALERARGDLVVIYDAEDMPDPGQLREAAARFAVSPSRLACLQAPLRIEDPGFSLFLPSQFRLEYAAHFEVLLPALARWGLAFPLGGTSNHFKVAPLREIGAWDAYNVTEDADVGFRLAAAGYTLGVISKPTWETAPTRWSQWLPQRARWIKGHMQTLAVHSRGRIVRQARNATALVVTLAQSVASSHLHGPVMAVAIVAAAVDYWPDGRFEIPAADLVLYALGWSSAALAGARGVLRANGAPKALHLFGMPIYWLLQGVAAAKALHQFVTDPHRWDKTLHVPRSGRVRL; encoded by the coding sequence ATGGCGCGTGAAGAAGGACGGTTAGACCCGGCGCTTGCGCCGGCGGGCGGACCTGCGCCTGGATTTCAGGCTTTCTCTGCTGAAGCGGCGCTCGGCCAGGCCTATGTCGCCGCAGAGCCGCTGGCGGCGCCCGACCGGGACGGGGCCCACCATTCGCTGTCACGCAGGCAGGCGGCGGCCATCTGTATCGTCGGGCTCGTGGTCGCGATCGGCATGGCGCTGGCGCCGGCGAGCGGGCTGGTGGGCGTGCACCACCTGTTCTTCGCCGTGTTCCTGCTGGGCGGCATGACGCGGCTGGCGGCCGCCTGCACGCCGCTGGCGACGCGGCCGCCGCCGCCTTTGGCCGACGCGGACCTACCCGCCTATACGATCATCGCGCCGCTCTATCGCGAGGCCGAGGTCGTCGGCGAACTGCTGGAGAACCTGGCCGCGATCGACTACCCGCGCGACCGGCTGCAGGCGCTGATCGTACTCGAGGCCGACGACACCCAGACCCTGGCGGCCGTGCGCGCCCTGGACCTGCCGGCCTTCGCGCAGGTGCTGGTCGTTCCCCCTGGAACGCCGAAGACCAAGCCCCGCGCCTGCAACCACGCCCTCGAGCGGGCCCGTGGCGATCTGGTGGTGATCTACGACGCCGAGGACATGCCCGATCCGGGACAGCTGCGCGAGGCGGCGGCGCGGTTCGCCGTCTCACCGTCGAGGCTGGCCTGCCTGCAGGCGCCGCTGCGGATCGAAGATCCAGGCTTTTCGCTCTTTCTTCCCTCACAGTTCCGTTTGGAATACGCCGCCCACTTCGAGGTGCTGCTGCCGGCGCTGGCGCGATGGGGCCTGGCTTTTCCTCTGGGCGGGACCAGTAATCACTTCAAGGTCGCCCCGTTGCGCGAGATCGGCGCCTGGGACGCCTACAATGTCACCGAGGATGCGGACGTCGGGTTCCGCCTGGCCGCCGCCGGCTACACGCTGGGCGTCATTTCCAAGCCGACCTGGGAGACCGCCCCGACGCGGTGGAGCCAATGGCTCCCGCAGCGGGCGCGATGGATCAAGGGACACATGCAGACCCTGGCGGTCCATTCGCGCGGTCGCATCGTCCGGCAGGCTCGCAACGCCACGGCGCTGGTCGTGACCCTGGCTCAATCGGTAGCCTCCTCGCACCTTCATGGCCCCGTGATGGCGGTGGCGATCGTGGCGGCGGCGGTCGACTATTGGCCCGACGGGCGGTTTGAGATCCCGGCCGCCGACCTCGTGCTCTACGCCCTGGGCTGGAGCTCGGCCGCCCTCGCCGGCGCGCGCGGCGTCCTGCGCGCGAACGGCGCGCCCAAGGCCCTGCACCTCTTCGGCATGCCGATCTATTGGCTGTTGCAGGGCGTGGCGGCGGCCAAGGCGCTGCATCAGTTCGTGACCGATCCGCACCGCTGGGACAAGACGCTGCACGTCCCGCGCTCTGGACGGGTCCGGCTGTAA